A stretch of the Sulfolobus acidocaldarius SUSAZ genome encodes the following:
- a CDS encoding helicase (Hel112; monomeric form of the enzyme from Sulfolobus shows 3'-5' ATP-dependent helicase activity) yields the protein MDINTLLNTPDEDVLSLFTPQVARWFKDKYKVFTPPQKGAIPLIKKGKNVLVSSPTGSGKTLAAFLGILDTLIDLGYKNQLNKQIYAIYISPLRALNNDMRRNLIEPLSELRNLYPDLPEISIGVRTSDTSSYEKQKMLKKPPHILITTPESFGISLVSPKFREKLSDVKWVIVDEIHELANSKRGAYLAGLLELYKSFIAKNNFVRIGLSATISPLEEVAKFLVGGNGDYEIIDARFVKPTDIQVVSPVKDLVHATEEEVNIGIYSYLVDEIKKHKTTLIFTNTRHAAERVAYKLRKMFEDQNIFDSDLVAAHHSSLSRDVRLEVEEKLKRGELKVVVSSTSLELGIDIGYIDLVTLLSSPKSVSRLLQRVGRAGHHIREVSKGRVVVVDRDDLVECTVLAKLAIDRKIDNIHVPENPLDVLTQLIVAASLITPIEKDKLYEIIKNVYNFRSLSYDEYNNVVEYLAGNYGLDSNKVYAKIRIKDGMISPKRGTRMIFFLNSGTIPDEAMIPVKMENGGYVGNLEEEFVEILAPGDIFVLAGKTYEFIRSEGNSVIVKKSEGQRPTVPSWFSEMLPLAFDSAIEIGKFRGKIAEAIMNEVPKDEVISSIMSEYNLSRFAALSIYNYVKEELLFTGGIVPTDKLLLIEVYDDDEQNRNFIFHGLYGRRTVDALSRAIAYIISKDLNMDVRIAITDNGFAITVPGKQEYEISKVFDKLEPDKMYEILSNVILRTEMIKRRFRHCAERSFMLLKRYKGRETSIDRRQINSEVLLGVVRQIEHFPVLKETVREILEDYMDIKRAIEIVEKIRNGDIKVATIGPNQVPSPFAHNILVKQYTDVVLAEDKRELLKELHNKVIEFLRNKGINIDLEYTEAGIK from the coding sequence ATGGATATTAATACCTTACTCAACACTCCTGACGAAGACGTATTATCCCTTTTTACTCCACAAGTAGCAAGGTGGTTTAAAGATAAATATAAAGTATTCACTCCTCCTCAAAAAGGAGCTATACCTTTAATTAAGAAAGGAAAAAATGTCTTAGTTTCTAGCCCAACAGGTAGCGGTAAAACCCTAGCAGCATTTCTTGGAATCTTAGACACTCTAATAGACTTAGGCTACAAGAACCAGCTAAACAAACAGATATACGCAATCTATATATCTCCTTTGAGAGCACTAAACAACGATATGAGAAGGAACTTAATAGAGCCACTTTCGGAGTTGAGAAACTTATACCCAGATTTACCAGAGATTAGTATAGGAGTAAGAACTAGCGATACCTCATCCTATGAGAAACAAAAAATGCTCAAAAAACCACCACACATCCTTATTACAACACCAGAGTCATTTGGAATATCGTTAGTTTCCCCTAAGTTTAGGGAGAAATTGTCAGATGTTAAATGGGTTATTGTGGACGAAATACATGAACTAGCGAATAGTAAGAGAGGAGCATATTTAGCGGGTTTGTTAGAGCTCTATAAGTCATTCATAGCAAAAAATAATTTCGTTAGAATTGGTTTAAGTGCTACAATATCCCCTTTAGAGGAAGTAGCCAAATTTTTAGTTGGTGGAAATGGCGATTACGAGATTATTGACGCCAGATTCGTAAAGCCTACTGATATTCAAGTAGTATCCCCTGTAAAAGATTTAGTGCATGCTACAGAGGAAGAGGTTAACATTGGGATATATAGTTATTTGGTAGATGAGATAAAGAAACATAAAACCACTCTTATCTTCACTAATACTAGGCATGCAGCTGAACGTGTAGCTTATAAGCTCAGAAAAATGTTTGAAGATCAAAACATATTTGACAGTGATCTAGTGGCTGCTCATCACAGTAGTTTAAGTAGAGATGTGAGGTTAGAAGTTGAGGAGAAATTGAAAAGAGGGGAATTGAAAGTTGTTGTTTCATCTACTAGTTTAGAGCTAGGAATAGACATTGGATATATAGACCTAGTGACTCTTTTAAGTAGTCCAAAGAGTGTAAGTAGATTGTTGCAGAGAGTAGGGAGGGCAGGACATCACATTAGGGAAGTTAGTAAGGGAAGAGTTGTTGTTGTGGATAGGGATGATTTAGTGGAGTGTACAGTTTTAGCCAAGCTTGCTATAGATAGGAAGATCGATAATATACATGTTCCTGAAAATCCATTAGATGTTTTAACTCAGTTAATAGTTGCGGCAAGTTTAATAACGCCAATAGAAAAAGATAAATTATACGAGATTATAAAGAATGTTTATAATTTCAGATCTCTAAGTTATGATGAATATAATAATGTTGTGGAATACCTGGCAGGGAACTACGGCCTTGATTCTAATAAAGTGTATGCAAAGATTAGGATTAAGGATGGTATGATCAGTCCAAAAAGAGGTACTAGGATGATTTTCTTCTTAAATAGTGGTACCATACCAGACGAAGCAATGATACCTGTAAAAATGGAAAATGGAGGATATGTAGGAAATTTAGAAGAAGAGTTTGTAGAGATTCTCGCTCCTGGGGATATATTCGTCTTAGCTGGTAAGACGTATGAGTTCATAAGAAGTGAAGGAAACTCAGTAATTGTTAAAAAATCTGAGGGTCAAAGACCTACTGTTCCCAGCTGGTTTTCTGAAATGTTACCACTTGCTTTTGATTCGGCTATTGAAATAGGTAAATTTAGGGGCAAAATCGCTGAGGCAATAATGAATGAGGTGCCTAAGGACGAGGTTATCTCGAGCATCATGTCTGAATATAATCTTTCACGATTTGCTGCTCTTTCAATTTATAACTATGTGAAGGAAGAACTATTATTCACTGGTGGTATAGTTCCCACTGATAAATTACTCTTAATAGAGGTATATGACGATGATGAACAGAATAGGAATTTCATATTTCATGGTTTATATGGTCGTAGAACTGTCGATGCTCTGTCTAGAGCTATAGCTTATATAATAAGTAAAGATCTTAATATGGACGTCAGAATAGCGATAACAGATAACGGATTTGCCATAACCGTACCCGGTAAACAAGAATACGAAATTAGCAAAGTTTTTGATAAATTAGAACCGGATAAGATGTATGAGATTCTGAGTAACGTGATTCTAAGAACTGAAATGATCAAAAGGAGATTTAGACACTGTGCCGAGAGATCGTTTATGCTTCTAAAGAGGTATAAGGGTAGGGAGACCAGTATTGACAGAAGGCAAATAAATTCAGAGGTTCTACTGGGAGTAGTTAGGCAAATTGAACATTTCCCTGTATTGAAAGAGACAGTTAGGGAAATTTTAGAGGACTATATGGATATAAAAAGAGCTATTGAAATAGTAGAAAAAATCAGAAACGGTGACATAAAAGTAGCAACTATAGGTCCTAATCAAGTTCCAAGTCCATTTGCTCATAACATATTAGTAAAGCAATACACTGATGTGGTTTTAGCCGAAGATAAAAGAGAGCTCTTAAAAGAGCTTCATAATAAGGTCATAGAGTTCCTTAGGAATAAGGGAATCAATATTGATCTCGAGTACACCGAAGCTGGGATCAAATAG
- a CDS encoding histidine kinase, which produces MQNLSSTQREILLALIDIYNKNKRMVKSKEIADMIGKDEGTVRNVILSLKVLGLIESKPGPSGGYVPTLKAYEAIKNPVITPLLSQLTLYKDGMETDIRINNIEILDITNPNGNKVLLKVSGDLRKIKVGDTVKIGPIPYTRLVIEGVIIHTDDERKELVIDVTRMVSIPKVQVKNIMGKRLVALKPENTLRDASQILYKEGIRGAPVLDNEGKNLGILTTADIIKAFFEQRYDAKVSDYMKTNVISISEDDDVLTAIKKMLIYNVGRLLVLNKNQRVIGIVTRTDILKTIAGLEEIITL; this is translated from the coding sequence ATGCAGAATCTATCATCAACGCAAAGAGAAATTCTTCTAGCATTAATAGATATATATAACAAGAACAAAAGAATGGTTAAAAGTAAGGAAATAGCTGATATGATTGGTAAAGACGAAGGTACAGTTAGGAACGTTATACTTAGCCTGAAAGTTTTAGGACTTATAGAATCAAAACCTGGACCCAGCGGTGGATATGTGCCCACACTTAAAGCTTATGAGGCTATAAAAAATCCTGTAATCACACCTTTACTGAGTCAATTAACATTATATAAGGACGGAATGGAAACAGATATAAGGATTAATAATATTGAAATCCTTGATATTACTAATCCGAATGGAAATAAAGTACTGCTAAAGGTTAGTGGAGACTTAAGAAAAATTAAGGTTGGCGATACTGTTAAAATAGGACCCATACCATATACCAGGCTCGTAATAGAGGGTGTCATAATACATACTGACGACGAGAGAAAAGAACTGGTTATAGATGTTACTAGAATGGTAAGTATTCCTAAAGTACAAGTGAAAAACATTATGGGCAAGAGACTTGTTGCCCTTAAGCCAGAAAATACCCTTAGAGACGCTTCACAGATACTATATAAGGAAGGAATAAGAGGAGCCCCCGTACTTGATAATGAAGGTAAGAATCTTGGAATACTTACCACTGCAGATATAATAAAGGCGTTCTTCGAGCAGAGATATGATGCTAAAGTTTCTGATTATATGAAGACTAATGTTATTAGTATAAGTGAAGATGATGACGTTCTTACTGCAATAAAAAAGATGTTAATATACAATGTAGGTAGGTTATTGGTTTTAAATAAGAATCAACGAGTTATAGGTATTGTGACAAGAACAGATATCTTAAAAACTATAGCAGGTTTAGAGGAAATTATAACATTATGA
- a CDS encoding XRE family transcriptional regulator encodes MRIIHNLSKDARAKIIEILLENRSKKELAEELEISAAAVTKFVNGITHPSDDTIEKAIEIADDEEKREILNIIIDDIMISVEELVNEYKLVDKKVEKIKKILNTITYP; translated from the coding sequence TTGAGGATAATTCATAATCTAAGTAAAGATGCAAGAGCAAAGATAATTGAGATATTGTTGGAGAATAGGTCGAAGAAGGAGTTAGCTGAAGAACTCGAGATATCCGCAGCAGCTGTTACAAAGTTTGTTAATGGTATAACACATCCAAGTGACGATACGATCGAAAAGGCTATAGAAATTGCAGATGATGAAGAAAAGAGGGAAATTCTAAACATAATAATAGATGATATAATGATTAGTGTTGAGGAGTTAGTTAATGAATACAAACTTGTTGATAAAAAGGTCGAGAAAATTAAAAAAATTCTTAATACAATTACCTACCCTTAG
- a CDS encoding alcohol dehydrogenase, which translates to MKAIVFDLGITRKDVVEKPINKDYLMVTPIKALISGLENAIYSGFLWVEPNRILGSSGIVKINNVGIDVDKSLEGKTAVVLPYSNRYGGIGTEIDGILAEKAVIPLDSIVTIPEDYSVKYVIYPYVSIGLQLRKIFKGYNVLIAGGGISSYISALALVGYANRVAVYNEDGYTDIRLYGVEEIKKGENYHWEALFITTMRAWIRVELGLLNDENKIVAIPRLLNSWPTAIPANLEIKFVKPAKMDGVLNYIDDEVSEKVFNQLIILSDDIISSLPTPRPGVIVDMEKEFKKKI; encoded by the coding sequence ATGAAAGCAATAGTATTCGATTTGGGTATTACGCGGAAAGACGTCGTTGAAAAGCCTATAAATAAGGATTATTTGATGGTAACACCTATTAAAGCATTGATTTCTGGTCTTGAAAACGCAATATATTCAGGATTCTTATGGGTAGAACCAAATAGAATCTTAGGAAGCTCTGGTATAGTAAAAATAAATAATGTAGGGATTGATGTGGACAAGAGTTTAGAAGGAAAAACCGCGGTTGTTCTTCCATACTCTAATAGATATGGCGGTATAGGGACAGAAATAGATGGTATATTAGCTGAAAAGGCAGTTATACCATTGGACTCCATAGTTACCATTCCAGAGGATTATAGTGTAAAATATGTGATATATCCTTATGTTTCCATAGGACTACAGCTTAGGAAAATCTTCAAGGGATATAACGTCCTAATTGCAGGTGGTGGAATTTCTTCATATATATCTGCTCTTGCATTAGTTGGTTATGCTAACAGGGTTGCAGTATATAATGAAGATGGGTATACCGATATCAGGTTATACGGAGTAGAAGAGATCAAAAAGGGAGAAAATTACCATTGGGAAGCATTATTTATAACCACCATGAGAGCCTGGATAAGGGTTGAATTAGGGTTATTGAATGACGAGAATAAGATTGTAGCTATACCCAGATTACTAAATTCATGGCCAACCGCAATACCAGCTAATCTAGAGATAAAATTCGTTAAACCAGCTAAGATGGATGGAGTACTTAATTATATTGATGATGAGGTTTCAGAAAAGGTGTTTAATCAACTCATAATACTTTCTGATGATATAATATCTTCTTTGCCAACACCAAGACCAGGAGTTATTGTGGATATGGAAAAAGAATTTAAGAAAAAGATTTGA
- a CDS encoding aminotransferase, with product MFERFLSKDAALLKGSEIRDILKITEGKNVISLAGGLPAPDTFPVEEIKKITQDILDNDPEKGLQYTATAGISEFRRELVNLSNKRGITGINDRNVFATVGSQEALFMIFNLLVDPGDVVIVEMPSYLAALNILRSRKPNFIGVNVKENGLDLDELETKIKKSISEGKKPKLLYVIPTAQNPAGTTMNLSDRKRLLEIAENYDILVVEDDAYGFLVFDGDNPPSLKALDKSGRVIYTSTFSKILAPGFRLGWIVANEEFIKNVEMYKQNVDLHTPSFTQMIAMEAIKRGVIERQIPKIRQIYRHKRDVLLDAINKYFPKDAKWSKPVGGMFVFAWLDKKIDTTKMLEEAVKRGVAYVPGASFYYDYSGRNTMRLNFSYPTESELEKAIQILSSVIKSFS from the coding sequence ATGTTTGAACGTTTTCTATCGAAGGACGCAGCTTTGTTAAAAGGTTCTGAAATAAGAGATATTCTAAAAATTACAGAAGGAAAAAATGTAATTAGTTTAGCAGGAGGACTGCCAGCTCCAGATACTTTTCCTGTTGAGGAGATAAAGAAAATAACCCAGGATATACTTGATAATGATCCTGAAAAAGGTTTACAATACACTGCTACGGCGGGAATTAGTGAATTTAGAAGAGAGCTAGTTAATCTTTCGAATAAGCGTGGAATTACAGGGATCAATGACAGAAACGTATTCGCTACAGTTGGTAGTCAAGAAGCATTATTCATGATATTTAATCTTCTGGTAGACCCAGGAGATGTTGTAATTGTAGAAATGCCGAGCTACCTTGCGGCTTTAAATATACTTAGATCAAGGAAACCGAATTTCATCGGTGTAAATGTAAAAGAGAACGGACTAGACCTAGATGAATTAGAGACCAAGATAAAGAAAAGTATAAGTGAAGGAAAGAAACCCAAGCTTTTGTATGTTATACCTACAGCTCAAAATCCCGCAGGAACAACTATGAATCTAAGCGATAGGAAAAGACTACTTGAAATTGCTGAAAACTATGATATCTTAGTAGTGGAGGATGATGCGTATGGATTTCTTGTATTTGATGGAGATAATCCACCATCTCTTAAAGCGTTAGATAAGTCAGGAAGAGTAATATATACATCCACATTTAGTAAGATATTAGCACCTGGATTCCGATTGGGTTGGATAGTAGCAAATGAGGAATTCATAAAAAATGTAGAAATGTACAAGCAGAACGTGGATCTTCATACACCCAGTTTTACTCAAATGATAGCAATGGAGGCAATAAAAAGAGGTGTAATTGAGAGACAGATACCTAAAATTAGGCAGATATATAGACATAAAAGAGATGTACTGCTTGATGCGATCAATAAATATTTCCCAAAGGATGCAAAATGGAGTAAACCTGTTGGTGGAATGTTTGTTTTTGCGTGGTTAGACAAAAAGATTGATACTACTAAAATGTTAGAGGAAGCTGTAAAAAGAGGAGTTGCATACGTCCCTGGTGCGAGTTTCTACTACGATTATAGTGGAAGAAATACCATGAGATTGAACTTTAGTTACCCAACAGAATCAGAGTTAGAAAAAGCTATACAAATCCTGTCCTCCGTTATCAAATCTTTTTCTTAA
- a CDS encoding competence protein ComA, translated as MENWYAEIITIGNEILSGKTINTNASHIARRILSLGYVVRRITTVMDDIEEISLVFKEAINRKPKLIISTGGLGPTYDDKTSEGLALALGVSFEINKDAYEMIVEKYKKRGLPLTEERVKMAKMPAGATPVRNDEGIAPGIYILHKDIEILATPGVPREMENVLENFIRHHLKNRPNISYYENSFLLLGVMESTIAPYVKELVKKYNLYIKTHPRSKEMDKPELEVQVAGSSTDKEEIIRIVNECINELKQIGTRLGGRVQEIT; from the coding sequence ATGGAAAACTGGTATGCAGAGATTATTACGATAGGAAATGAGATTTTGAGTGGAAAGACAATAAACACGAATGCTTCCCATATTGCAAGGAGAATTCTCTCGTTAGGGTATGTAGTGAGAAGAATTACCACGGTGATGGACGACATAGAAGAAATATCACTAGTGTTTAAGGAAGCTATAAACAGGAAACCTAAACTCATAATTTCCACAGGTGGATTAGGTCCCACTTACGATGATAAAACTAGCGAAGGACTTGCATTGGCATTAGGAGTCAGTTTTGAAATAAATAAAGATGCCTACGAAATGATAGTGGAAAAGTACAAGAAACGTGGACTTCCTTTAACTGAAGAAAGAGTCAAGATGGCTAAAATGCCTGCTGGTGCCACTCCTGTAAGGAACGATGAAGGAATAGCCCCAGGTATATATATTCTTCATAAAGATATAGAAATATTAGCTACACCTGGAGTTCCGAGAGAAATGGAAAATGTCCTAGAAAATTTTATTAGACATCATCTTAAAAACAGACCTAATATTTCTTATTACGAAAACTCATTTTTATTGTTAGGAGTAATGGAATCTACCATTGCGCCTTATGTAAAAGAACTTGTTAAAAAATATAATTTATACATAAAGACTCATCCAAGGAGTAAAGAGATGGATAAGCCCGAGTTAGAAGTCCAAGTAGCAGGTAGTAGTACTGATAAAGAGGAAATTATAAGAATAGTGAATGAATGTATTAATGAATTAAAACAAATAGGAACTAGACTAGGTGGTAGAGTACAGGAAATTACGTAG
- a CDS encoding alpha/beta hydrolase has protein sequence MRLYYEIKNPENVGSAIVLIHHLAGSINSWKYVSPALKSRTIVYDLRGHGRSSSPVSTYYIEDHANDLRELLEEENIKDPILVGHSLGSIIALEYSTKNNIDKLVLIGALYKAPKPDLYEKYVRIALNFGMRGLAEYRRSINQFPKTIERDERIWRDILGVYMENNPVGYKYSVEGLLKARDYSRDLDKIDVPTLIIYGSEDEYAQNATIFSKGLKKSKLTIIEGFGHFINFEAPELLNNELRNFLYSTT, from the coding sequence ATACGATTATACTATGAAATAAAGAATCCTGAAAACGTAGGCTCAGCAATAGTTTTAATACATCATTTAGCCGGTTCTATAAATAGTTGGAAATACGTAAGTCCAGCCTTAAAGAGTAGAACTATAGTCTATGACTTACGTGGACATGGAAGATCGTCGTCTCCTGTATCAACGTACTATATAGAAGATCATGCTAACGATCTAAGAGAGTTATTGGAGGAAGAAAACATAAAAGATCCTATTCTAGTTGGACATTCATTAGGAAGTATAATTGCACTGGAGTACTCCACAAAAAATAACATAGATAAACTAGTGCTGATAGGAGCGCTTTATAAAGCACCAAAACCAGATTTATACGAAAAATATGTTAGAATTGCATTGAATTTTGGGATGAGAGGGCTAGCTGAATATAGAAGATCAATAAATCAATTTCCTAAAACTATTGAAAGGGATGAAAGGATATGGCGAGATATACTAGGTGTTTATATGGAAAACAATCCAGTAGGTTATAAGTATTCAGTGGAAGGATTGTTAAAAGCGCGAGACTATTCCAGGGACCTAGATAAAATAGACGTACCTACCTTAATAATTTACGGAAGCGAAGACGAATATGCGCAAAACGCTACAATATTCAGTAAAGGACTAAAAAAATCAAAATTGACTATTATTGAAGGATTTGGACATTTTATAAACTTTGAAGCTCCTGAACTTTTAAACAATGAACTACGTAATTTCCTGTACTCTACCACCTAG
- a CDS encoding phenylalanyl-tRNA synthetase subunit beta, whose product MPTIISYKWTLINNLKIDDHELEELLFKLKSEVKPIDADHVEIEVNNDRPDLFFPYGIIRAAKGILGKELGEPKYNIKQSIYSFEVKEVKSRPYAVAGIVKDIKLDDESLRELIQFQEKLHITVGRKRKKVAIGIHDLEKITSTKIYYKPLPLDYKFVPLNQSKLMTIKEVIEQTPQGREYGDISIYDGLSPAIVEENGDVLSIPPIINSDKTRIDEKTRNIFIDVTGTSFEAVSSTLDILVTDLAEMGGKIELLNFISPFKFEFSPLLRRYTVSVSADYISKNLGMNLSPNEIEKYLRMARFDTKVLNNVVEVTIPPYRVDILSQIDLVEEIAMTIGYDKLSPKDYAIKATGKLSGETELIRTLRDLSIGAGFSEIFTFILSNDKRLRNEYVSIVNPVTVEYNAVRNSLIPTLLNFLKYNQHAIMPVYVFEIGDVVIKDKQTDTGYKNSLRAVYGIMNSKVNYEDLQSRVHQILMSLRIEPTYKTYLDYMFIPGRGAKIIDTSKSVEIGVIGEINPVLLEELEIEFPVVISEIYLDSLVKR is encoded by the coding sequence ATGCCAACCATAATCTCTTATAAATGGACCTTAATAAATAACTTAAAAATAGATGATCATGAGTTAGAAGAACTACTGTTTAAACTTAAGTCTGAAGTTAAGCCGATAGATGCTGACCACGTGGAAATAGAAGTAAACAATGATAGACCTGATTTATTTTTCCCTTACGGTATTATAAGAGCGGCAAAGGGCATCTTAGGTAAAGAATTAGGAGAGCCTAAATATAACATAAAACAAAGTATATACTCTTTCGAGGTAAAGGAGGTAAAAAGTAGACCTTATGCAGTAGCTGGAATAGTGAAGGACATAAAGTTGGATGATGAGAGCTTACGAGAGCTTATTCAGTTTCAGGAAAAGTTACATATTACAGTAGGTAGAAAGAGAAAAAAGGTTGCAATAGGAATACATGATCTAGAAAAAATTACGTCCACTAAGATATATTATAAACCACTACCACTTGACTATAAATTCGTACCCCTAAATCAGTCTAAACTTATGACAATAAAAGAAGTGATAGAACAAACTCCCCAAGGTAGAGAGTATGGGGACATCTCAATTTACGACGGATTAAGCCCAGCAATAGTGGAAGAAAATGGTGATGTGCTAAGTATACCACCAATAATAAATAGTGATAAGACCCGTATAGATGAAAAAACTAGAAATATATTCATAGATGTTACTGGAACGTCATTTGAGGCGGTATCTTCAACTCTTGATATACTGGTAACAGATCTCGCTGAAATGGGTGGTAAAATAGAACTGCTGAATTTTATTTCACCATTCAAGTTTGAGTTTTCACCCCTACTAAGAAGGTACACAGTAAGTGTATCAGCAGATTATATTTCCAAAAATCTAGGAATGAATTTGAGTCCAAATGAAATAGAAAAGTATCTCAGAATGGCTAGATTTGATACTAAGGTCTTAAATAACGTTGTAGAGGTCACAATTCCGCCTTATAGAGTAGATATTCTCTCCCAGATAGATTTAGTAGAAGAAATAGCAATGACCATAGGTTATGATAAATTGTCACCAAAGGATTATGCCATAAAAGCTACAGGTAAATTATCGGGGGAAACTGAGCTAATAAGAACACTTAGGGATTTAAGTATAGGAGCAGGATTCAGTGAAATATTTACATTTATTTTGTCTAATGATAAGAGGCTAAGAAACGAATATGTAAGTATAGTTAATCCAGTAACAGTAGAGTACAATGCTGTGAGAAATTCATTGATACCCACTTTACTTAACTTTCTAAAATATAACCAGCATGCAATAATGCCTGTTTATGTTTTTGAAATAGGGGATGTGGTGATAAAAGATAAGCAAACCGACACTGGTTACAAGAACTCTCTCAGAGCGGTATATGGAATAATGAATAGTAAAGTAAACTATGAGGACTTGCAGTCCCGAGTACATCAAATATTAATGAGCCTTAGGATAGAACCAACCTACAAGACGTACTTAGACTATATGTTTATACCTGGAAGAGGGGCAAAGATCATTGATACAAGTAAAAGTGTTGAAATAGGAGTAATTGGCGAGATAAATCCGGTCCTGTTAGAGGAACTTGAAATAGAATTTCCAGTTGTAATAAGTGAGATTTACCTAGATAGCTTAGTAAAACGGTGA
- a CDS encoding phenylalanyl-tRNA synthetase subunit alpha, with product MLSENEIKILSYLKLKKKANAEEISKELGLPLSSIFSLAKLLEEKGYVKVGERKIIRFELTEEGKKRLKEGFPEEILLKELNGQPSLVEELKNKLGKDLEIAISWARKKNLVKIDQNRVIPNTSNYTFSTEKEALLKPESADEKVLQELLSRKLITRKEESKLEITLLKEEFEEQNYITQLTSELLRSKDWKKYKIREYNVEALPPYFPLAKKHFFRDFIEKLKDVMKELGFTEVNGGYIEMELYNFDLLFQAQDHPAREIHDSFRVDGLGKIDDERLLKEIKEMHEKGWKYSWDPQIAKRLVLRSQTTAVTARILSSRPSVPFKGFSLGKVFRPDSIDATHLIEFHQLDGVIIQKEFSFTDLLGILREIFYKIGIKEIKFKPGYFPFTEPSVEVYGKIEGLGWVEMSGAGLLRPEILKAMDIDANAGAWGIGIDRLAMLLFGLKDIRLLYANDIDFLRKMKVRL from the coding sequence ATGCTAAGCGAGAATGAAATAAAAATACTTTCTTACCTAAAGCTTAAGAAAAAAGCAAATGCAGAGGAAATCAGCAAAGAATTAGGTTTACCACTTTCCTCAATTTTTAGTTTAGCTAAGCTACTTGAGGAAAAGGGTTATGTTAAAGTAGGAGAGAGGAAAATTATAAGGTTTGAACTTACAGAAGAGGGTAAGAAGAGGCTTAAGGAAGGTTTCCCTGAAGAAATTCTATTAAAAGAATTAAACGGGCAACCGTCTCTAGTTGAAGAACTAAAAAATAAGTTGGGAAAAGATTTAGAGATAGCGATTTCTTGGGCAAGGAAGAAAAATCTTGTAAAAATAGACCAGAACAGAGTTATACCGAATACTTCAAACTACACATTTTCGACTGAGAAAGAGGCACTACTGAAACCAGAGTCCGCAGATGAAAAAGTCTTGCAAGAATTATTATCTAGAAAGTTAATAACGAGAAAAGAAGAGTCCAAACTCGAAATAACATTACTCAAGGAAGAGTTTGAGGAGCAGAATTATATTACCCAACTTACCTCAGAATTGTTGAGAAGTAAAGACTGGAAAAAGTATAAGATAAGAGAATACAACGTAGAAGCTCTTCCACCATATTTTCCTCTAGCAAAGAAACACTTCTTCAGAGATTTCATAGAGAAGTTAAAAGATGTTATGAAAGAGTTAGGTTTTACTGAAGTAAACGGAGGTTATATAGAAATGGAACTCTATAACTTTGATCTATTATTTCAAGCCCAGGATCATCCGGCTAGAGAAATTCATGATAGTTTTAGAGTAGATGGGTTGGGAAAGATCGATGACGAGAGGTTACTGAAGGAAATAAAGGAAATGCATGAGAAGGGATGGAAATATTCTTGGGATCCACAAATAGCTAAAAGACTAGTGTTAAGGAGCCAGACTACTGCAGTTACAGCGAGAATATTAAGTAGTAGACCTAGCGTACCTTTTAAGGGATTTTCATTAGGCAAAGTGTTTAGACCCGATTCGATAGACGCCACACACCTTATCGAATTCCATCAGTTAGATGGAGTTATAATCCAAAAGGAATTCAGTTTCACAGATTTATTAGGAATATTAAGGGAAATATTCTATAAAATAGGCATAAAAGAGATTAAATTCAAACCTGGTTATTTCCCCTTCACAGAGCCAAGTGTTGAAGTCTACGGTAAAATTGAAGGCTTAGGATGGGTGGAAATGAGTGGAGCAGGATTATTAAGACCAGAAATACTAAAAGCAATGGACATAGATGCAAATGCAGGAGCCTGGGGAATTGGAATTGATAGATTAGCTATGCTATTATTTGGTTTGAAAGATATACGGTTATTATATGCAAATGATATAGATTTCTTAAGAAAAATGAAGGTGAGGTTGTAG